In Nostoc edaphicum CCNP1411, the sequence TGAGATTGACTGGGAATAAAAGAGCAAACCTACAAAGGCAGATTTACCGATAACGCGACAAATGCCAACATCCAACATCCACTTGCTAGTGGCTGATTTAGAAGGTGCAATAGTAAGCCCAGGATTCACGAATTAATTCTAGCTCTCCCAAGTAACTTGCTTTTTGTCTTGATTTATGGGAAATTACTCTATATAAATAGCATATTCCTATCGACTTACTGTAGTTTAAATACTTGATTCTATCGTAACTAGGGTAACTAGGTAGGAATTTAGCTTTTGGTTTGCTAATCAAGTGATCGCCCACATCAACTCAAAATGAGCCAAATTGTAGAAGAAGTTCTGGCAGCTAATCTTAGTTACACTGATAAATTCGGTGATAAAGGTAATCTCACCATACCTCCATCTCGTCGGTTTGCAATTCTCACGTGCATGGATGCTCGACTTGACCCAGCTAAATTTGCTGGACTAGCTGAAGGAGATGCCCATGTAATTCGTAATGCAGGTGGACGTGCTAGTGATGATGCGATTCGCTCTTTAGTAATTTCTTACAAATTACTTGGTACGCGTGAATGGTTTGTAATTCATCACACTAATTGCGGGATGGAAACCTTCACTAATGAAATCATCAGTAATTTACTTTCTAGTAGCCTCAAAACAGCCAAGCTAGATGAAATAGGTTGGTCAGATATTGGTTCTGGGCCGGGATCAGGCGAAGGCAAGTTTATCAATTGGTTGACTATTGATGACCAAGCTAAAAGCGTCTATGCAGATGTACAACGGATTCGTTTACATCCATTAGTTCCGAATGAAATTCCTATCTATGGCTATATCTACGATGTTAAAACAGGGCAATTGATTGAAGTTCCTGAAGCTACTAAGCTTGGTCAAGCCGTGTAGTTTTATCATTTAGCATAAAAGTAGTATTTAATGAAATAGCTATTTGTGTAAAAACCTCTCTTGCTGGTGAAGCGTATTCACTTATCGCAATCGGATTTCCAGTATCACTACCGCTACAAATACGCGGATCAATAGGAATTTGTCCCAACAGAGGCGCTTGTAATTCTGCGGCCAATTGTTCGCCGCCACCACTACCAAAAATCGGCGTGCGTGAACCACAATCACCGCAAATTAAATAACTCATATTTTCAACGATGCCAAGAACAGGAACACCCACTTGGCGAAACATATATATATTACGTCGTACATCTGCAACAGCCACTTGTTGAGGAGTTGTCACTAAAATGACTCCACAAATTGGACTTTCTTGGATAATTGTAATTTGAGCATCACCTGTACCGGGAGGTAAATCTATCAATAAATAATCTAATTCCCCCCATTCCACATCTTGCAAAAATTGTGTGATAATTTTGTGCAATACAGGCCCCCGCCATGCCAAAGGACGATTTGCTTCTGCAAGTAAACCCACTGACATTAGTTTTATTCCTTGAGCTTCTAGAGGTAAAAACTTATCACCGGTAGGAGTATTAATCACTTGAATATCAGCTTTTCCTAAACCCAACATTTGGGGAACATTGGGGCCATAAACATCAGCATCTAATAGTCCTACTTTTGCACCTTGTAATTTTAAAGCTGCGGCTAGATTAACGGCTGTTGTGGATTTCCCTACACCACCTTTACCACTAGAAACTGCAAGAGTTGTTTTAACACCGGGAATTGTACAAATTTGAATATAAATCTTTTTACACCAAGATAAAGATGATAATTTAGATTCAATCTCTGGATTTAAATGATGCTGATGAGAACCGATATATAAACGTAAGTAAATATAGTCATCAACTATACGTAAGTTTCGTATCATTCCCAAA encodes:
- a CDS encoding beta-class carbonic anhydrase, which produces MSQIVEEVLAANLSYTDKFGDKGNLTIPPSRRFAILTCMDARLDPAKFAGLAEGDAHVIRNAGGRASDDAIRSLVISYKLLGTREWFVIHHTNCGMETFTNEIISNLLSSSLKTAKLDEIGWSDIGSGPGSGEGKFINWLTIDDQAKSVYADVQRIRLHPLVPNEIPIYGYIYDVKTGQLIEVPEATKLGQAV
- a CDS encoding Mrp/NBP35 family ATP-binding protein codes for the protein MTTVHQQEVIQLLKQIIEPTLKNDIVSLGMIRNLRIVDDYIYLRLYIGSHQHHLNPEIESKLSSLSWCKKIYIQICTIPGVKTTLAVSSGKGGVGKSTTAVNLAAALKLQGAKVGLLDADVYGPNVPQMLGLGKADIQVINTPTGDKFLPLEAQGIKLMSVGLLAEANRPLAWRGPVLHKIITQFLQDVEWGELDYLLIDLPPGTGDAQITIIQESPICGVILVTTPQQVAVADVRRNIYMFRQVGVPVLGIVENMSYLICGDCGSRTPIFGSGGGEQLAAELQAPLLGQIPIDPRICSGSDTGNPIAISEYASPAREVFTQIAISLNTTFMLNDKTTRLDQA